In Bacteroidia bacterium, the following are encoded in one genomic region:
- a CDS encoding outer membrane lipoprotein carrier protein LolA, translating into MQRFSIFTVFIAVVGHLSAIAQIDPKSKTIMDNSWNKFRSISKMTATIKIKTEGPNIQKPESRVGKAIVSGNKYRITFSTEGREIICDEKAVYSYDKKSNEVTISEYSADNAEFSLNAFYEQYRKEPKGKYVAEERLPNGTLTDHIELYPPARKKTNIVRVHLWINKNTHLVEQMKVQDRNQNFTTYIFTDIQINEAVSSSDFTFDVSKYPNANIVDLR; encoded by the coding sequence ATGCAACGTTTTTCTATCTTTACAGTATTCATAGCTGTTGTAGGTCATTTATCGGCAATAGCCCAGATAGACCCAAAGAGCAAAACCATTATGGATAATTCTTGGAATAAGTTCAGGTCTATCTCTAAGATGACAGCTACAATTAAAATTAAGACTGAAGGTCCTAATATACAAAAACCAGAAAGTAGAGTGGGAAAGGCAATAGTTAGTGGGAATAAATACAGAATTACCTTCTCCACAGAAGGCAGAGAAATTATTTGCGACGAAAAAGCGGTGTATAGCTATGACAAAAAATCTAACGAAGTTACTATCAGTGAATACTCAGCGGATAACGCGGAATTTTCTCTCAATGCTTTTTATGAGCAGTACCGCAAAGAACCCAAAGGAAAATACGTAGCAGAGGAACGACTTCCTAACGGCACTCTTACCGACCACATAGAGTTGTATCCCCCTGCACGCAAAAAGACAAACATTGTGCGTGTCCATCTATGGATAAACAAAAATACACATCTTGTAGAGCAAATGAAAGTTCAGGACCGAAACCAAAACTTTACTACATACATCTTTACGGATATCCAAATTAACGAAGCAGTATCTTCTTCTGATTTTACTTTTGATGTCTCAAAATACCCTAATGCCAATATTGTGGATCTGCGTTGA
- the accD gene encoding acetyl-CoA carboxylase, carboxyltransferase subunit beta produces the protein MSWFKREKENIKTLTEQKRETPDGLWTKCPSCKKSLHIRQLQDNCYVCPFCDYHHNIGSEEYFQLLFDNNEFTEIAANLVAVDILKFVDTKPYSERIAATQKQTNLKDAIRVAVGKVNKLEIVVGCMDFDFIGGSMGSVVGEKIARAVDYAIENHLPLLIISKSGGARMMEGAVSLMQMAKTAAKLAILAQHKLPYISLCTNPTTGGVTASFAMLGDINLAEPKALIGFAGPRVIEQTIGKPLPEGFQTAEFLLEHGFLDAIVHRKELKETLFKLFNLLLH, from the coding sequence ATGAGTTGGTTCAAAAGAGAAAAAGAAAATATCAAAACCTTAACAGAACAAAAACGCGAAACTCCCGACGGACTTTGGACTAAATGCCCCTCTTGTAAAAAATCTTTACATATTAGGCAGCTCCAAGATAATTGTTATGTATGTCCTTTTTGCGACTATCATCATAATATAGGTTCTGAAGAGTATTTTCAACTACTGTTTGATAATAATGAATTTACAGAAATTGCTGCGAACTTAGTCGCCGTAGATATACTCAAATTTGTAGATACTAAACCTTATAGTGAGCGTATTGCTGCAACCCAAAAACAAACTAATCTCAAAGATGCAATCCGAGTAGCTGTCGGCAAAGTGAATAAGTTGGAAATTGTGGTAGGTTGTATGGATTTTGATTTTATTGGAGGAAGTATGGGCAGTGTAGTTGGTGAAAAGATTGCACGTGCAGTAGACTATGCTATCGAAAATCACTTGCCCTTACTCATTATATCAAAAAGTGGTGGAGCAAGAATGATGGAAGGCGCGGTAAGTTTGATGCAAATGGCAAAAACCGCAGCTAAACTAGCTATTTTGGCACAGCATAAACTGCCTTACATTTCTTTATGCACCAATCCTACCACAGGAGGAGTAACAGCTAGCTTTGCCATGCTAGGCGACATTAACCTTGCTGAACCCAAAGCACTTATTGGCTTTGCAGGACCCAGGGTAATTGAGCAAACTATTGGAAAACCCCTACCAGAGGGCTTTCAAACTGCGGAGTTCTTGTTAGAGCACGGCTTTTTAGACGCAATTGTCCATAGAAAAGAACTTAAAGAAACCTTATTCAAATTATTTAACCTGCTCTTACATTAA